The DNA segment GGGGAGAACAACGAGACCTCCTCATGCACATCAGGCCTTGTGGCATACGGCTCTGCATTTGCCCTCTCAAGCACCACCAACCTGCTTTGCTCAAACCTGAACTTTGTCGACACGTCTGATGCGATTTGGGCTTATATCTATGCCACCATCCCATCAGACGCCCCAGTAGCCTCAGGGACAACCGCAACTATAACATTCACAAGCACTGCGGCATAAGCGTGCTGTGGATATTTTTGAACAAAGCCAAAATTCATGAAGGGGGAAATCCCCTCTTTTTAATTTTTCAGGATTTTAGGAAAAATGCGTGTGATGCTGATGTTTGAAAGAAAAGCAAGCACATTTCTTGCCTTTTCCTTCCTCCTTTTAGCCCTGTTAAATACAGCATTTTCCATTTCTGCTGCCATTTCGCCTGCCATAACCACTTACAAGTTTACAACGGAAAAAATTACCGGCACGTTCAATGTAATAAATACGGACGTTACCCAGGGCGAAATGACTGCAATATCCAATTCGCCTTATGTAACAGTAACCTCGGAAAAAGTCTTCTCAATAACCCCGGGCGGCTCGTACCCTGTCACCTACGAGGTAAATTTGCCGGAGGATTTCCCTCCTGGCACTACAAGAATATTCATCACAGCCACAAAGGCTCCTGACCAGGGGGGCAATGTTGGAATAGCCGTGGCCTTTAATTACGTCATTAAAATAGAGAAACCCTACCCTGATAAATTTGTTGAG comes from the Candidatus Parvarchaeota archaeon genome and includes:
- a CDS encoding cadherin repeat domain-containing protein, producing the protein MFERKASTFLAFSFLLLALLNTAFSISAAISPAITTYKFTTEKITGTFNVINTDVTQGEMTAISNSPYVTVTSEKVFSITPGGSYPVTYEVNLPEDFPPGTTRIFITATKAPDQGGNVGIAVAFNYVIKIEKPYPDKFVEATGPSVEISGKKVTLEVTATNKGSEPIDSAKAKIKIFDSEKNVLDNVESGEKALPLDSATGLKMVWTAPKTGIYPFEALVE